Sequence from the Dehalococcoidia bacterium genome:
GCAAGGAAATCCTGGAAGAACTGGGGAGCAGTGAAAGCCACGGGTGCCCACAGTAGTCTGCGGACGCCCCAAAACACGCGCCCTTTGGGGATGAGGCCGTCCAGGAAGCCAATGCCCGTGGCCGCAACGATATGCATGGGATAGCGCTGGGAGAACCACCGCCTCCCTTTGCACAGCGTGTGCTCCGAGCGACAACTGAACCAGCCGTGGTATTCCACAACCCGATACCCGTTTTGATCCAGAAGGGAGAGGATGTTTTTCGGGCTCTGGAGGAAATCAGAACTGCCCTTGCACAGGGATCCCCCCATCCATCGGTTCAGGACAGAGGCTAAGCCCACAGGACAACTGGGAGTCCCGACGTTATACATCTCCCGCTGGTGCCCCCAGTGGCCAGTGAGCATGGTGGGGAAGGCGTATTCCGTGTTGCCATAGTTGCTGGTGGCGTGGATGAAGAAGACGCTATCTTGGGCCAGGACGGAGAAGTGGGGGAACCGTTCAGCGTCTATCTGCCCGTCCCGCAGGAGCACATCGCTCCCCATGCCGTCAAAGAACAGGAGGAAGACAGGCGGGGAGTGGGCCGATCGGGAGGAGGCACTTGGAGGGGGTTCCTGAGGGGGATTCCACGCCCTGCCGAAGAGGCCCATCTGCTGGGCGAAGATGCCCGTCCAGAAAAGGCTGACCACGCCGATAATGGTCAAATAGTCCCTGACAATGGCGTGCCGGTGGAGGGCGACAATGCCTCCTACTACCCCCACCGCCACGATCCACATGAGGGCCGTATAAATGGGCGTGGGAGCCAGGGATTGGGCCAGAAAGGGCACTGACTGGGGGAGTAAGCGTAAAAAGATGAGCAGGGCAAGGCCAAACCCCAGCCCGCGGAAGAGGGCCAGGGCGCGTCCCGCCCCGCAACGGCGCAGAAGGAGGCGCTCCCCGGCGAACAGGAGCATGGTCGGAACAATCTGGTAGACCACTATCAGCAAGAGGAGCGCCAAGCCGCCCAGTTGGTAGGCGATGACCCCTATGTGTATAGGCGCGCCAAAGCCCAAAGTAGCAGTGCCAAAGGACACCACCAGGCTCTGCCATACGGGAGGGAGG
This genomic interval carries:
- a CDS encoding sulfatase-like hydrolase/transferase, whose protein sequence is MERRPLPPVWQSLVVSFGTATLGFGAPIHIGVIAYQLGGLALLLLIVVYQIVPTMLLFAGERLLLRRCGAGRALALFRGLGFGLALLIFLRLLPQSVPFLAQSLAPTPIYTALMWIVAVGVVGGIVALHRHAIVRDYLTIIGVVSLFWTGIFAQQMGLFGRAWNPPQEPPPSASSRSAHSPPVFLLFFDGMGSDVLLRDGQIDAERFPHFSVLAQDSVFFIHATSNYGNTEYAFPTMLTGHWGHQREMYNVGTPSCPVGLASVLNRWMGGSLCKGSSDFLQSPKNILSLLDQNGYRVVEYHGWFSCRSEHTLCKGRRWFSQRYPMHIVAATGIGFLDGLIPKGRVFWGVRRLLWAPVAFTAPQFFQDFLADVHSASAPGTVFFIHVVLPHEPYVFDRHGVWRPPPPEDDLPAQMRAYERQCQFVDTLLGQFLEHLRTQGLYEQSIIVVTSDQGVRPLARWGIERPDAINGMVPRVPLLIKAPGLTPGISTVDYQHIDFKPTLLDILGLPPEEGLPGVSAFAPERPTRPKIFYWGGIRYIATDPTGQAPWVVEKHLGSGG